A genomic stretch from Telmatocola sphagniphila includes:
- a CDS encoding NADH-quinone oxidoreductase subunit N, producing the protein MFPNSISFGRLQAGLTADLLWLLPEIILCLAMVLMLFLRLFGPFQKLHMGSIALGAAGATLAACVRHLIEVEPNQVFRRFLFSDLLVLDSLALFGRVVLSAALFLFILLTLLSRVPDKEDSPDFYVMVLGSTLGMFLMSEANHLLTVFIAVEMASIPSYTLSGFFKGNRRASEAALKYVVYGAAASGVMLYGISLLTSIYGTGNLSTISHQWSDQFREGKMPATALAALGLVLVGLAFKLSLVPFHFWLPDVFEGASAEVGGYLSVASKAAAFLLTTRLFILLWGSADSAAHMTLSSSIGPILACIAAATCTLGNLAAFGQTNIKRLLAYSTIAHAGYMFMGLAIYNESGAAAVLFYLPGYLFMNLAAFGAVCFLRNATNSELIADYAGIAKRAPFLVAGFSIAIFGLLGIPPLVGFAAKFQIFAALVETGRSQMVIFPLAGKICYALLIIAAINTILSAAYYLRVLRVMILDDPPVKEHYRKVSPYQSGYVMLAASAVVVLGILWNPLERMSRQATLSPLQEQHHNEMDFFRSGP; encoded by the coding sequence ATGTTTCCTAACTCGATATCCTTTGGACGACTGCAAGCGGGGCTGACGGCCGATCTGCTCTGGCTCCTGCCGGAAATCATACTCTGTCTGGCAATGGTCCTGATGTTGTTTCTTCGTTTATTCGGACCGTTCCAGAAACTTCATATGGGCTCGATAGCTCTGGGAGCCGCCGGGGCCACTCTAGCCGCGTGTGTGCGACACCTGATCGAAGTCGAACCAAATCAGGTTTTTCGAAGATTCCTTTTTTCCGATTTGCTGGTGCTGGATTCCCTGGCCCTATTTGGCAGAGTCGTCTTGTCCGCCGCCTTGTTTCTATTCATTCTGCTTACCCTATTGTCCCGAGTTCCGGACAAGGAAGATTCTCCCGATTTCTACGTCATGGTTCTGGGTTCCACGCTCGGTATGTTTTTGATGAGTGAGGCCAATCATTTACTCACGGTTTTTATCGCGGTGGAAATGGCCAGCATTCCCAGCTATACTTTGAGCGGTTTTTTCAAAGGAAATCGTCGGGCCAGCGAGGCCGCGCTGAAGTATGTCGTTTACGGGGCGGCCGCTTCGGGAGTGATGCTGTATGGCATCAGTCTATTAACCTCGATTTACGGTACGGGGAATCTCAGCACCATTTCTCACCAGTGGAGTGATCAATTTCGCGAGGGTAAGATGCCAGCTACTGCTCTGGCCGCACTGGGTCTCGTCCTGGTTGGATTGGCATTCAAGCTTTCCTTAGTCCCCTTTCACTTCTGGTTACCGGATGTATTCGAAGGGGCCTCCGCCGAAGTGGGCGGCTATCTTTCGGTTGCCTCGAAAGCCGCCGCATTCTTGCTGACAACCAGACTGTTCATTCTTCTCTGGGGTTCAGCGGATAGTGCTGCCCACATGACGCTTTCAAGTTCTATCGGTCCAATCTTAGCGTGCATTGCCGCGGCTACTTGCACCTTGGGAAATCTCGCTGCCTTCGGACAAACAAACATCAAACGACTGCTGGCCTATTCGACTATTGCCCACGCAGGATATATGTTCATGGGATTGGCGATTTACAATGAATCGGGAGCTGCTGCGGTTCTCTTCTATTTGCCCGGTTATCTTTTCATGAACCTCGCCGCATTTGGGGCTGTCTGCTTTCTGAGAAATGCGACGAACTCTGAATTGATCGCCGATTATGCGGGAATCGCGAAGCGAGCCCCGTTCCTAGTGGCGGGGTTCAGTATTGCGATTTTCGGGTTACTCGGCATACCGCCACTGGTAGGATTTGCCGCAAAATTTCAGATCTTCGCCGCATTGGTGGAGACGGGTCGATCTCAGATGGTAATCTTCCCCCTAGCGGGAAAAATCTGCTACGCCTTATTGATTATCGCCGCTATCAATACTATCCTCAGTGCGGCCTACTACCTTCGCGTCCTGCGGGTGATGATACTGGATGATCCTCCAGTTAAGGAGCATTATCGTAAAGTCTCTCCCTACCAGTCGGGTTACGTAATGCTGGCGGCATCGGCGGTTGTGGTTCTGGGAATTCTCTGGAACCCACTTGAGAGAATGTCTCGTCAGGCGACCTTATCCCCACTGCAGGAACAGCACCATAACGAGATGGATTTTTTCAGATCTGGACCATGA